Genomic window (Alligator mississippiensis isolate rAllMis1 chromosome 7, rAllMis1, whole genome shotgun sequence):
ACCTGTGCCACGGGAcgccctgggagggaggagacgcCCGTTACAGCGCCCGCCTCTCCCGGGCCGTCGGCACCCCTGGCAGGAGCCCACGCGCGCCCTGCACCGGGCCACACGAACCGGCTCCAGCGCCCATTTCCGGCAGGAGCCGATGGGACAGGAGCACGGGGGACGGGGACACGGCTGCGctgggctcggggctgcaggaaCGGGGTCCCGTACAGCCGATCTCTGCTTCTCAGACACGCGGCCTGGACACGGACACCCGTGGGCTCTGCCCAGGGGGGAGgcctgagcagggcagggacGGGGGCACCGGGTCCCGCAGCAGCGCCGGGGTCTTGACCAGCGGCAGGACCGGGACGCAGCGCTCGCCACCCCGGACACAGGGGGACGGGGCGGGCGTGCCCTGCGGCgcgggcaggggaggaagggggtgcccGGGCAGCGCTGCCCTGGGCGGTGACAGcgggactcactgctctgcagcgcTGCCTCCCCGTGCCGCAGGTACTGCTGCAGCCACGTGATGCAGGCCTCCTCCAGGTAGGATCTTGCATCCTGAAGAACGGCCTTCTCCTCATTCCACTTGCGCTGGGTGCGCTgggcctgtgccagggctgccaCCCAGGTGCGCATTGCCAGGTCATAGCTGATGAAGTCTGCCCCGTCGTAGCCCAGCTGCATGTGGCCTCCAGTGCTGCCGTCTGCGTGGAGCTCACAGCCGTACGTGAACTGGAGCGTGTGAGACCCTGAAACGCAGATCCAGGCCCTGGGTCAGTCGCGCCCCGCGGAGCAGGTGCCCGAGGGCTGCCGGGCTGGGCGGGGGCAGCGCCGACCCatggggggcagcatggggacagCTCGGGGCTCTGTCCACGGAGAACAAGGCTGGGGGGACACAAGTGCGGCCCCCGCGCACCCGGGGAAGAGCTGGTCTCTGCCCGGCCGTGGGCCAGCCGGCCCTTCTCGGGAAGGCAGAGCgggcagtggcaggggatggTGCTGACACCAgatgcccaggaggaggaagggaggggagagagctcCCTCCACAGCCTCCTGACCCCCTGGCTTGAGACTGAGTGGGTGCCcgcacccctgcccctaccccaggtggaggagggaggagccGGCTGCAGGGACACACAGACCAGACACGAGACAATGCGATGCCCACCCGGCTCCCCACCCCGTGCTGCTGATGGGCAGGTGTCTCCAACACCCTCATCATCACCCTCAGTGCCAGGGTCCCCACGGCCTCCTGCTCACACCTGCCTGCTCACACTCACCCTCGGTCTGGTTGTAGCGATGCCGCAGGGTGAGCAGGTTCCGTTTAAATCCGTCCTGCCAGGCCCGCAAGCTCCTGGTTTCCCCGTCCCAGAAGTCTTGGTCGACAGTGCCCTGCACCCAGTCCCCGCGCGGCTCCTGTCTCTGCGTCTCGCTGTCGTAGCGGAGAATTTGCTGGTCGTCCACGTAGCCCACGGCAGTGAAGACAGGCACGTCCAGGCTGGGGTCCGACACCGCCGTGTAGAAATGCCGGTAGGAGTGGGAGCCTGTGGGAGTGACAGGGTCAGCACTAGCGGGGCAGACACCAGTGCCCCCgtgcccactgccccctcccgcaggggctgcaggggagggacacgGGGCAGTGCCAGGCCGGAGCGGGGGCGCAGAGCGACGGGGCGGTGGGGCCACAGGACAGGGCAGCGCTGGCCGAGTGTGGGTCAGGGACCAGCGAGGGGGGACAGGACTGACactgcagggcacaggccaccctGGAGGGGCCACACACCGCATCCCACAGCCCGGTCGTGCTGCCCGCACCCCGCACCCCACGCAAGGCCCCGCACGGCCCGGGCACTCAGCCCACCCTGCTCCGGCGAGCCCTCGTGCGCCCGAGTCCGGGCCGGCGCCCTGCACCAAGAGCCTGGGCTCGGCCCCTCTCGGCCTCGGTCCTCCTGCGCGgtcggggctggggcgggggaccCTGCCGAGCAGACGGGGGTCCGGCTGGACGAGCAGCTTCTCCATGGCTTGTGCCCACCCGCCTTCCCCATCAGGCAGTGGGTCCTCTCTCCCGCGCGGGGAGCGGGGAGGTGCGGGGTGCCCGTCCGTGGAGCCATCTCATGAACTGGCAGGCAGTGCGGAGGGTCCTGCATGGTTTTTTGGGGCCCGCCTGCCCCGACCCGatccctgtcctgctccagcccaggcagggcagtcccGCACGGCCCCACGGGGACCGGGGTtgctcccagctcagcccccgCTGCGCCTGCCGGCCGGTCCCACTGCCAGGGAGCTCACCGGGACCCCGCCACCCGGGATCCCCACGCGGAGCGGGGCGGGACCCCACAGTGAGGCTGCCCCCGCCCGGCCATGCCCACATTCCCTGCATCGGGACCCCGGCTCTGTCCTACCCCCGGCCCCGTGCAGGCGCTGCCACTCACCGGCGCTGGTTCGTGGCACAGCCGCAGCGCCCacgagcagcagcaggaaccacaGCCGGGAGCCTGGCGCCACCTTCGCAGCAGCTTCCTGCGGCGCTTCCAGCCGCTGTGCACAGACGTTGCAGGTGCTCCCGCGCAGCGACGGGCGCCACGGGCCATGGCGCAGCCCGCAGGGCGCTGCAGGGTCACCCCGCGGTGCTGCACCAACATCGCGGGTGCCCCTGCCCAGCGATGGGTGCGGcgggctgtgctgctgcctgcgggGCGCCGCACGGTCACTGCGCGGTGCGGGGGGGCACGGGCCCAGACCCCCGCATTCCCGCTGCGGCGCGGCCCTGGCCATCGGCTGCGGGGGACCAGGCTCAAGTTGGTGCCTTTTATTCCAGgttcccggttcctttttcaGAGCCGA
Coding sequences:
- the LOC132251584 gene encoding class I histocompatibility antigen, F10 alpha chain-like; its protein translation is MARAAPQRECGGLGPCPPAPRSDRAAPRRQQHSPPHPSLGRGTRDVGAAPRGDPAAPCGLRHGPWRPSLRGSTCNVCAQRLEAPQEAAAKVAPGSRLWFLLLLVGAAAVPRTSAGSHSYRHFYTAVSDPSLDVPVFTAVGYVDDQQILRYDSETQRQEPRGDWVQGTVDQDFWDGETRSLRAWQDGFKRNLLTLRHRYNQTEGSHTLQFTYGCELHADGSTGGHMQLGYDGADFISYDLAMRTWVAALAQAQRTQRKWNEEKAVLQDARSYLEEACITWLQQYLRHGEAALQSRRPVAQVRDRPSSRDGRTTLSCRVHGFYPRDVAVVWLKDGQAQPQETRRSGVVPSGDGTYQTRATIEMDPSSDHDYTCRVEHESLGAALRVAWDKGRAGYGPGMTVGVVMGAMLLVGAMTGTAGYFLGRRGNKGAPARAASDSKPLRLSEGATPLPTPALKPRLQVHGAASTRGKRLARESPPPAHPPARSEIS